A stretch of Mya arenaria isolate MELC-2E11 chromosome 14, ASM2691426v1 DNA encodes these proteins:
- the LOC128217071 gene encoding uncharacterized protein LOC128217071 translates to MAGFYGIESQREVIRVHVKKSDGLLQPEFKKFSIDPQITSFEMLQNLLAKAFDIQSDFTISYASQDGGQDVYLSMLSDWDMDAAFQNASDPCLKLKVDLKPFDDALEDWDIIAPVEIPQYRMTFLDRSNFFGNITGTISNKMGKTVNQVQRAIGMKTEDEQQYRPVKAPMSDMEFRNYMDSDGHMVKPGEFRLSIYQGGVENSLRRVVWRHLLNIYPESMSGRERFAYMKKKENEYFELRDKWRQLFNERKVSEDIIHVATLVKKDVLRTDRGHKYYSGGDDSKNLIALYNLLVTYALTHPEVSYCQGMSDIASPILVVQKEEAQAYLCFCGLMKRLRSNFLYDGEAITTKLQHLSLLVQFYDPVFHSYMKEHGADDLFFCYRWLLLELKREFPFEDALYMLEVMWSTLPPNPPEEELTLTDSDYCPSLLVTVSPNSPSFAVKTQYSHLLAKRRLSTIVKDNSGLTAHSPKTGMASPKTATLILENGLDDKLQTVKEERSESKMSSNTDNLDFEPSMRKTGSMDGKIVTKNHPTDDENIPGILKQKEDILSKPDDALNNVNSEIRDDTSESITYNEQNVMDCVKHNDLKKERKDEMCKSDDKSRDSSEGSSPSEKWSSYYSPPMSLPSDNGQLISSSVSSASYLSSQSEDRFPSLISASVDSRIVDSETEVICSTEGMILSANESHYVSSEIPMGLSSSPAVNNNNTICEDENDDHAQFHLSLEKNESDILKKASSTNVPQIKGSFFSGMKRILMSPKHRPGKAQPVNVAQNVDAKNNSNIKNNVNGPLHRSMVDYRNTDDNDTEHTLFEVNRLMRSHSLDSDSGNGSLVSSLNSASLHPNSTGTSGHNSKKKKTSQPKDILSTEHQNYFDKKYAEIMSEIPQPSEPSGNGGKAPSFCENHFSMNNTVTTRTDETKEKDDISVCQEAVDICQEAVDQEEIALFQFKQLPAPDQFGYGNPFLMFACLTLLLQHRDVIVNTGMEYDELAMYFDKRVRKHHVNKVLQQARQLYTEYIRMQQKLQQDKDTLPEFSV, encoded by the exons AAGAGTGATGGCCTTCTCCAGCCAGAGTTTAAGAAGTTTTCCATCGACCCCCAGATCACCTCGTTTGAGATGCTCCAGAATCTCCTAGCTAAGGCATTTGACATTCAAAG TGACTTCACCATCAGCTATGCATCCCAGGACGGTGGTCAGGATGTGTACCTCAGCATGCTGTCTGATTGGGACATGGATGCCGCGTTTCAGAATGCCTCTGACCCATGCCTCAAACTCAAGGTCGACCTTAAACCCTTTGATGATG CACTGGAGGATTGGGACATTATAGCGCCAGTAGAGATCCCTCAGTACCGGATGACCTTCCTTGACCGCAGCAACTTCTTTGGCAACATCACAGGCACCATCTCAAACAAAATGGGGAAAACTGTCAACCAAGTCCAGAGAGCAATAG GCATGAAAACGGAGGATGAGCAGCAGTACCGGCCTGTGAAGGCTCCAATGAGCGACATGGAGTTCCGTAACTACATGGACTCAGATGGGCACATGGTTAAACCTGGGGAGTTCCGACTGAGTATCTACCAGGGTGGGGTGGAAAACTCCCTTCGACGTGTTGTGTGGCGCCATCTACTGAACATCTACCCAGAGTCAATGTCAGGGAGGGAGAGGTTTGCCTACATGAAGAAGAAAGAGAATGAGTACTTTGAGTTGCGAGATAAATGGAGGCAGCTTTTCAATGAGCGGAAGGTGTCGGAAGATATTATACATGTAGCCACTCTTGTGAAGAAAGATGTGCTAAGAACTGATAGAGGTCACAAGTATTATTCTGGGGGTGATGATAGTAAAAATCTGATAGCGTTGTACAATCTCCTAGTCACATATGCCTTGACCCACCCAGAGGTGTCATACTGCCAGGGTATGAGTGACATTGCGTCGCCCATCCTTGTAGTGCAGAAGGAGGAGGCACAAGCCTATCTCTGTTTCTGTGGCTTAATGAAGAGACTGCGATCAAACTTCTTGTATGATGGTGAAGCAATCACCACAAAGCTTCAACACTTGTCCCTGCTAGTGCAATTCTATGACCCAGTGTTTCATTCCTACATGAAGGAGCATGGCGCAGATGACCTGTTCTTCTGCTACAGGTGGCTGCTTCTTGAACTCAAACGTGAGTTCCCCTTTGAGGATGCCCTTTACATGCTGGAGGTGATGTGGAGCACGCTGCCTCCCAATCCCCCGGAGGAAGAACTCACCCTTACAGACTCTGACTACTGTCCCTCTCTTCTTGTGACCGTATCTCCCAATTCACCATCATTCGCGGTGAAAACACAGTATTCTCACCTGCTTGCCAAGAGAAGGCTGTCGACTATTGTGAAAGACAACTCTGGGTTGACTGCCCATTCACCAAAGACTGGAATGGCCTCCCCTAAGACTGCTACATTGATACTAGAAAATGGGCTTGATGATAAACTTCAAACAGTGAAAGAAGAAAGGAGTGAATCTAAAATGTCATCAAACACTGACAATTTAGACTTTGAACCAAGCATGAGGAAAACTGGAAGTATGGACGGTAAAATTGTTACGAAAAATCATCCCACTGATGATGAAAACATTCCaggtatattgaaacaaaaagaagacatcTTATCAAAACCTGATGATGCATTGAACAATGTGAACAGTGAAATAAGAGACGACACTTCTGAAAGTATAACTTACAATGAACAAAATGTCATGGACTGTGTCaaacataatgatttaaaaaaagaaaggaaGGATGAAATGTGTAAATCCGATGACAAATCCCGCGACTCTAGTGAAGGAAGCAGTCCAAGTGAGAAATGGAGCAGCTATTACAGTCCCCCCATGTCCCTGCCATCTGACAATGGCCAGCTGATCAGTAGCTCCGTGAGCTCTGCCTCATATCTCTCCTCCCAATCTGAAGACAGGTTTCCTAGTCTAATATCGGCCAGTGTTGATAGTCGCATTGTTGACAGTGAAACTGAGGTGATATGTTCAACTGAGGGAATGATTCTTTCAGCAAATGAGAGCCATTATGTTTCCAGTGAGATTCCAATGGGTCTAAGCAGTAGTCCAGCAGTAAATAACAATAACACCATTTGTGAGGACGAAAACGACGACCATGCACAATTTCATTTATCCCTTGAGAAGAATGAGTcagacattttgaaaaaggcCAGCAGTACCAATGTGCCTCAAATAAAAGGTTCATTTTTCAGCGGCATGAAAAGAATTCTGATGTCACCAAAGCATAGGCCAGGAAAGGCACAGCCTGTGAATGTGGCACAAAATGTTGATGCAAAGAATAATTCTAACATTAAGAACAATGTGAATGGGCCTTTGCACAGAAGTATGGTAGACTACAGAAACACAGATGACAATGATACAGAGCATACACTGTTTGAGGTTAACCGGCTGATGAGAAGTCACAGTTTGGATTCTGACAGTGGCAATGGTTCATTGGTATCCTCTTTAAACTCGGCTTCTCTGCACCCAAACAGCACAGGCACATCTGGTCATAATagtaaaaagaagaaaacaagtCAGCCGAAGGACATCTTATCAACAGAGCATCAAAATTACTTTGACAAAAAGTATGCAGAAATTATGTCAGAAATTCCACAGCCAAGTGAACCATCTGGAAATGGTGGAAAGGCCCCATCATTCTGTGAAAACCATTTTAGTATGAACAACACCGTCACAACCAGGACTGATGAAACCAAGGAGAAGGACGATATCAGTGTATGTCAGGAGGCTGTTGACATTTGTCAGGAGGCTGTTGATCAAGAGGAAATTGCTCTGTTTCAGTTCAAGCAGCTGCCTGCACCTGACCAGTTTGGTTATGGTAATCCATTCCTCATGTTTGCCTGTCTCACCCTACTTCTACAACACAGGGACGTGATAGTGAACACTGGCATGGAATATGATGAACTGGCCATGTACTTCGACAAACGTGTACGCAAACACCATGTGAACAAGGTCTTGCAACAGGCCCGCCAACTCTACACTGAATACATACGCATGCAACAGAAACTACAGCAAGATAAAGATACTTTACCAGAATTTAGTGTCTAA